From the genome of Phycodurus eques isolate BA_2022a chromosome 22, UOR_Pequ_1.1, whole genome shotgun sequence, one region includes:
- the hcls1 gene encoding src substrate protein p85-like, translated as MWKSVVGHNVSMKVAAEGDDWETDPDFENNVSEQEQRWGAKTIEGSGRKEPISIAELRHKVAAEHEQVKHQKTPKASYGYGGKFGVETDRMDKVAVGHDYVAQVQQHSSQKDAAKGFGGKFGVEKDRLDKSAVGFEYKGEVQKHMSQKDYSKGFGGKYGVEKEKVDKAAMGYDYKCQTEKHQSQRDYSKGFGGKYGVEKEKVDKAAMGYDYKCQTEKHQSQRDYSKGFGGKYGVEKEKVDKAAVGYDYKCQTEKHQSQKDYSAGFGGRYGVQSERMDRSAVGFSEMDPPASAYEKMQPVEASGASAGKLKARFESLAKASDEENRRRGEEEKSRRKEREKRERQEAERIQQEQKSREDHHHPADVPKVLAGCEEPPEISQNIPEEAESETFDDEPPTLPRRSDYFLQMDLPLPPVEEAEDADVYNQVAADDEGEEYEELAPAPPVVEVGGDDYEEVGLAPPAAWSAPDDYEKLSGDIQAVAIYDYQGEDVDEISFNPDDVITDIEMIDEGWWKGRCHGRTGLFPAVYVQLIQ; from the exons ATGTGGAAGTCAGTGGTGGGCCACAATGTGAGCATGAAGGTGGCTGCAGAAGGCGACGACTGGGAGACGGACCCAGACTTTGAG AATAATGTGTCGGAGCAGGAGCAGAGGTGGGGGGCCAAGACCATTGAAGGTTCTGGCCGCAAAGAGCCCATCAG CATTGCAGAGCTGAGGCACAAAGTTGCAGCAGAGCACGAGCAGGTGAAACATCAGAAGACTCCCAAAGCGTCGTATGGTTACGGAGGGAAGTTCGGCGTGGAGACGGACCGCATGGACAAG GTGGCGGTGGGACACGACTACGTGGCCCAAGTGCAACAGCACAGTTCCCAGAAAGATGCGGCGAAGGGGTTCGGGGGAAAGTTTGGCGTAGAGAAAGATCGTCTTGATAAG TCTGCTGTGGGTTTTGAGTATAAAGGTGAAGTCCAGAAGCATATGTCACAGAAAG ATTATTCCAAAGGCTTCGGGGGTAAATACGGCGTAGAGAAGGAGAAAGTGGACAAAGCCGCCATGGGCTACGACTACAAATGCCAAACGGAGAAGCATCAGTCGCAAAGAG ATTATTCCAAAGGCTTCGGGGGCAAATACGGCGTTGAGAAGGAGAAAGTGGACAAAGCCGCCATGGGCTACGACTACAAATGCCAAACGGAGAAGCATCAGTCGCAAAGAG ATTATTCCAAAGGCTTCGGGGGCAAATACGGCGTGGAGAAGGAGAAAGTGGACAAAGCCGCCGTGGGCTACGACTACAAATGCCAAACGGAGAAACACCAATCCCAAAAAG ATTATTCCGCAGGCTTCGGAGGCCGATATGGTGTACAGTCGGAACGCATGGACAGG agtGCAGTTGGCTTCTCAGAGATGGACCCCCCAGCTTCTGCGTATGAAAAGATGCAGCCAGTAGAGGCTT CCGGCGCCAGTGCGGGCAAACTGAAGGCTCGTTTCGAGAGCCTGGCCAAGGCCTCGGACGAGGAGAACAggagaagaggagaagaagagaagagcaggagaaaggagagagagaagagagagcgaCAGGAAGCAGAACGCATACAGCAG GAGCAGAAGAGCAGAGAGGACCACCACCATCCTGCAGATGTTCCAAAAGTGCTTGCAGGATGTGAAGAGCCACCGGAGATCTCCCAGAACATACCAGAAGAAGCAGAG TCGGAAACATTCGACGACGAGCCTCCTACTTTGCCTCGGCGCTCGGACTACTTCCTGCAAATGGACCTTCCTTTGCCACCCGTCGAGGAGGCGGAGGATGCCGACGTGTACAACCAAGTCGCAGCGGATGACGAAGGCGAAGAGTACGAGGAGTTGGCGCCGGCGCCCCCTGTGGTGGAGGTGGGAGGGGATGACTATGAGGAAGTTGGCCTGGCGCCCCCCGCAGCTTGGTCGG CGCCGGACGACTATGAGAAGCTGTCAGGTGACATCCAAGCCGTAGCAATTTATGACTATCAAGGAG AGGACGTGGACGAGATCTCCTTCAATCCGGACGATGTCATCACCGACATCGAGATGATCGATGAGGGCTGGTGGAAGGGACGCTGCCACGGACGCACCGGCCTGTTTCCCGCCGTGTACGTCCAGCTCATCCAGTGA
- the llph gene encoding protein LLP homolog — translation MAKSLRSKWKRKMRAEKRKKNAPKELARLKLALSLGKKGEDAVMSDMQEIATVVPVEKIKKEPDVNMAGDGEDDGGMDLDSKRNKKTLLNEHGQYPVWMSQRQAKKLKTKRMAQKVGKGKTNKKKKGIAW, via the exons ATGGCCAAAAGCTTGCGGAGTAAGTGGAAGAGGAAGATGCGAGcggagaaaaggaagaagaacgCCCCCAAGGAGCTGGCCCGCCTCAAACTAGCCCTCAGTCTGGGCAAGAAAGGTGAGGATGCCGTGATGAGCGACATGCAGGAGATCGCCACTGTGGTCCCGGTCGAAAAGATCAAGAAGGAGCCCGACGTCAACATGGCGGGAGACGGAGAGGACG ATGGTGGCATGGACTTGGACAGCAAGCGCAACAAGAAGACACTTCTGAATGAGCATGGACAGTATCCGGTGTGGATGAGCCAGCGACAGGCCAAGAAGCTGAAGACCAAGAGGATGGCACAGAAGGTCGgcaaaggaaaaacaaacaagaagaagaaggggatTGCCTGGTGA